A genomic region of Fundidesulfovibrio terrae contains the following coding sequences:
- a CDS encoding ferredoxin, protein MSGGKSDKNVPVYLDLVPCHGCGACAEIAPELFGMDQDVERPFLKTPEGPEDSVRQAMAYCPNDCITTDE, encoded by the coding sequence ATGAGCGGCGGCAAGTCCGACAAGAACGTTCCCGTCTACCTCGACCTAGTCCCCTGCCACGGTTGCGGAGCCTGCGCTGAAATCGCTCCGGAGCTTTTCGGCATGGACCAGGATGTGGAGCGCCCCTTCCTCAAAACCCCCGAGGGCCCCGAGGATTCGGTCCGCCAGGCCATGGCCTACTGCCCCAACGACTGCATCACCACGGACGAGTAG
- a CDS encoding zinc ribbon domain-containing protein: MICNRCGRENPDEARSCQECGHKLQSGRRAGAESGGAGLEPLPLLRPPGPAARRKVRKYVEAWTVAVLVWGVACWLLEADWYWPLYPLTVVAAAYAWMRGMTWKD; the protein is encoded by the coding sequence ATGATCTGCAACCGTTGCGGCCGGGAAAACCCCGACGAAGCCAGAAGCTGCCAGGAGTGCGGGCACAAGCTCCAGTCCGGGCGCAGGGCCGGCGCGGAGAGCGGCGGCGCAGGCCTGGAGCCTCTGCCCCTTCTCAGGCCCCCCGGTCCGGCCGCCCGGCGCAAGGTGCGCAAATACGTCGAGGCATGGACCGTGGCTGTCCTGGTCTGGGGGGTCGCCTGCTGGCTGCTGGAAGCGGATTGGTACTGGCCGCTCTACCCCCTGACGGTGGTGGCGGCGGCCTATGCCTGGATGCGGGGCATGACCTGGAAGGACTGA
- a CDS encoding MauE/DoxX family redox-associated membrane protein, whose amino-acid sequence MDNLFTHLVRVSLALAFLAAGAVKLARPGAFAVIVGAFGVLPEAAVGPLSVALPCLELVAGVLLLLNRGGGLALTGGLLVLFVAVLLYALKMGLDVDCGCYGPSDPELEAFGSIRRALWRDGAMLAGVAFLCWRRMRTLRPGLSSPKRAIPT is encoded by the coding sequence ATGGACAACCTCTTCACTCATCTGGTCAGGGTCTCCCTGGCCCTCGCGTTTCTCGCGGCGGGTGCGGTCAAGCTGGCCCGGCCCGGGGCATTCGCCGTCATCGTCGGCGCCTTCGGCGTCCTGCCCGAGGCCGCCGTGGGGCCGTTGTCCGTGGCGCTGCCCTGTCTGGAACTGGTGGCGGGCGTCCTGCTCCTGCTGAACCGCGGGGGCGGGCTCGCGCTCACCGGCGGGCTTCTGGTCCTGTTCGTGGCGGTGCTTCTCTACGCCCTGAAGATGGGCCTGGACGTGGACTGCGGCTGCTACGGCCCCTCCGATCCGGAGCTCGAGGCCTTCGGCTCCATCCGTCGGGCGCTCTGGCGCGACGGGGCCATGCTGGCGGGGGTGGCCTTCCTGTGCTGGCGGCGGATGCGCACGCTCCGCCCGGGCCTCTCCTCCCCCAAACGTGCAATTCCAACCTGA
- a CDS encoding rhodanese-like domain-containing protein, translating to MTVFTAGAFAKDMFEEEVDKDALSVKLARETVSGGYTLVTAEELKKMQDEKKPMLVVDTMPFEASYKKEHVAGAVSFEFPIEPMEQWDASKTGGKTPQDFEKLLGPDKNRLIVFYCGFVKCTRSHNGAIWAKKLGYASVVRFPGGIYAWKGAKYPVEEAK from the coding sequence ATGACGGTCTTCACCGCCGGGGCTTTCGCCAAGGACATGTTCGAGGAGGAAGTGGACAAGGACGCCCTGTCCGTGAAGCTGGCCCGCGAGACCGTGTCCGGCGGCTACACCCTGGTCACGGCCGAAGAGCTCAAGAAGATGCAGGACGAGAAGAAGCCCATGCTGGTTGTGGACACCATGCCCTTCGAGGCCAGCTACAAGAAGGAGCACGTGGCCGGAGCCGTATCCTTCGAGTTCCCCATCGAGCCCATGGAGCAGTGGGACGCCTCCAAGACCGGCGGTAAGACCCCCCAGGATTTCGAGAAGCTGCTCGGCCCCGACAAGAACAGGCTCATCGTGTTCTACTGCGGCTTCGTCAAGTGTACCCGCAGCCACAACGGGGCCATTTGGGCCAAGAAACTGGGCTACGCAAGCGTGGTGCGCTTTCCCGGCGGCATCTACGCCTGGAAAGGGGCCAAATACCCCGTGGAAGAGGCGAAATAA
- a CDS encoding D-2-hydroxyacid dehydrogenase, whose protein sequence is MSEKPSIVVLDGATLNPGDNPWDEVAALGQFTLYDKTPPELTVERAKGARIVVTNKTRITHEVLEGLKACEFIAVLATGYDVVDVSAAGKRGIPVSNVPGYGAESVAQFVMAQLLALTRRVELHDSLVRDGEWNRRAEFTFWATPQFELAGKTLGVVGFGAIGRRVAELALAFGMRVVAHAPRPKEPLKSPFFAFVGLEELFKEADAVSLHCPLTKGNEGFVSERLLRLMKPGGYLVNTARGKLVNEADLAQALNSGHLAGAALDVLGVEPPDPANPLLGARNCLITPHMAWASLTARQRLMGITAANIRGFLNGQAQNVVNADFLTETA, encoded by the coding sequence ATGAGCGAGAAGCCTTCCATTGTCGTCTTGGACGGCGCCACCCTCAACCCGGGAGACAATCCCTGGGACGAGGTGGCGGCCCTGGGCCAATTCACCCTCTATGACAAGACCCCGCCCGAGCTGACCGTCGAACGGGCCAAGGGAGCGCGCATCGTCGTCACCAACAAGACCCGCATCACCCACGAGGTGCTGGAGGGCTTGAAAGCCTGCGAATTCATCGCTGTGCTGGCCACGGGCTACGACGTGGTGGACGTCTCCGCCGCGGGCAAGCGAGGCATACCGGTCTCCAACGTGCCCGGCTACGGGGCCGAGTCCGTGGCCCAGTTCGTCATGGCCCAGCTTCTGGCCCTGACCCGCAGGGTGGAGCTGCACGACTCGCTGGTGCGCGACGGGGAATGGAACAGGCGGGCCGAATTCACCTTCTGGGCCACGCCGCAGTTCGAGCTGGCGGGAAAAACCCTGGGCGTGGTCGGGTTTGGGGCCATCGGCAGGCGCGTGGCTGAGCTGGCCCTGGCCTTCGGCATGCGCGTGGTGGCCCATGCGCCCAGGCCCAAGGAGCCCCTGAAATCCCCCTTCTTCGCCTTCGTCGGCCTGGAGGAACTTTTCAAGGAAGCGGACGCGGTCAGCCTGCATTGCCCGCTCACCAAAGGCAACGAGGGGTTCGTGAGCGAGAGGCTGCTCAGGCTCATGAAGCCAGGCGGCTACCTGGTGAACACCGCGCGCGGAAAGCTGGTCAACGAAGCGGACTTGGCGCAGGCCCTCAATTCAGGCCATCTGGCCGGAGCCGCCCTGGACGTTCTGGGCGTGGAGCCCCCCGATCCGGCCAATCCGCTGCTCGGCGCAAGAAACTGCCTCATCACCCCGCACATGGCCTGGGCCTCGCTCACGGCGCGGCAGCGCCTCATGGGCATCACCGCGGCCAACATCCGGGGGTTCCTGAACGGCCAAGCCCAGAACGTGGTCAACGCCGACTTCCTGACCGAAACCGCATGA
- a CDS encoding DUF3859 domain-containing protein — protein sequence MKRLLAVFLLALLLPACSMIGLGDSSSMLETTEYGIFKDGRLDMQTNGVPMAIGTTFGFRFKVAQSKSGPVKARIVTATPGLIDPSKSKVQTDYVSELTLDPGQTYDVFFTFSEPWELVSGHWELRVETDKGETLSQKFDVYKQQM from the coding sequence ATGAAAAGACTCCTTGCCGTTTTTCTGCTGGCCCTTCTCCTGCCCGCCTGTTCCATGATCGGCCTGGGTGATTCGTCCAGCATGCTGGAAACCACCGAGTACGGCATCTTCAAGGACGGCCGCCTGGACATGCAGACGAACGGAGTGCCCATGGCCATCGGCACCACCTTCGGATTCCGCTTCAAGGTCGCGCAGAGCAAGTCGGGCCCGGTCAAGGCCCGGATCGTCACGGCCACGCCGGGGCTCATCGACCCGTCCAAATCCAAGGTCCAGACGGACTACGTCTCGGAGTTGACCCTCGACCCCGGCCAGACCTACGATGTGTTCTTCACCTTCTCGGAGCCCTGGGAACTGGTCTCAGGGCACTGGGAACTGCGCGTGGAAACGGACAAGGGAGAGACCCTCTCCCAGAAATTCGACGTCTATAAACAGCAGATGTGA
- a CDS encoding chemotaxis protein CheC, producing the protein MNLSPQQLDLLKELINIGVGKAAGLINQMVSTHVSLDLPEILVLSPAECEGRLGHGYDQTLSTVRLGFRGPFSGWAGLVFPKQSASWLVSQMLGQDLDGYPMDLDSLRIGTIQEVGNIVLNGVMGSIVNVLGVGVDYFPPDYFESNIADLFKDGGENPRVIILIKARFSLEGTVAEGDILIFFHMATFENLLAALDRLLNPQT; encoded by the coding sequence ATGAATCTTTCTCCCCAGCAGCTCGACCTCCTCAAAGAGTTGATCAACATCGGTGTCGGCAAGGCGGCGGGACTCATCAACCAGATGGTGAGCACCCACGTGAGCCTCGACCTGCCCGAGATACTGGTTTTGTCCCCCGCCGAATGCGAGGGAAGGCTCGGGCACGGCTACGACCAGACGCTCTCCACCGTGCGCCTGGGGTTCCGCGGCCCGTTCTCGGGCTGGGCCGGGCTGGTTTTTCCCAAGCAGAGCGCATCCTGGCTGGTCTCCCAGATGCTCGGGCAGGACCTGGACGGCTACCCCATGGACCTGGATTCGCTGCGCATAGGCACCATCCAGGAAGTGGGCAACATCGTGCTCAACGGGGTGATGGGGTCCATCGTCAACGTGCTCGGCGTGGGCGTGGACTACTTTCCCCCGGACTACTTCGAAAGCAACATCGCCGACCTGTTCAAGGACGGCGGCGAGAACCCTCGGGTGATCATCCTCATCAAGGCCCGGTTCAGCCTCGAAGGGACCGTGGCCGAAGGCGACATCCTCATCTTCTTCCACATGGCCACCTTCGAAAACCTTCTGGCCGCGCTGGACAGGCTCCTGAACCCCCAGACGTAG
- a CDS encoding sensor domain-containing diguanylate cyclase, whose product MPHNGPFHSMDFLPLGIMVLDRNFEILFWNACLESWSGLGRGVAVGRDARELFPQLNRPIVTDRLLDLFEGAPPAVFSYHLHNHIIPAPLPGGALRLQHSVAYGVRGPGGTVDHVVLSLQDVTEIHNRLQENLRIKASLERENRLRKRIETKLSKLASFDMLTGLANRRHFLNLLIKEIRRAKRYGHPLCLVGIDVDHFKDVNDAWGHLAGDELLKAFAHVCQDEVRDVDSVGRLGGEEFGIILPETGVDEAMQVAERIRHRVKSIAILKEGGVISVTASLGVTCLSENQTIEDVLHAADQALYLAKSRGRDRVVQAPGM is encoded by the coding sequence ATGCCGCACAACGGCCCGTTCCACTCCATGGATTTCCTGCCCCTGGGGATCATGGTGCTGGACAGGAACTTCGAGATACTCTTCTGGAACGCCTGCCTGGAGTCCTGGAGCGGGCTCGGACGCGGCGTGGCCGTGGGCCGCGACGCCCGGGAGCTCTTTCCCCAGCTGAACCGCCCCATCGTCACGGACCGCTTGCTGGACCTGTTCGAGGGCGCGCCCCCGGCCGTATTCTCCTACCATCTGCACAACCACATCATCCCGGCTCCGCTGCCGGGCGGGGCGCTTCGGCTGCAGCATTCCGTGGCCTACGGCGTCCGCGGGCCCGGCGGCACGGTGGACCATGTGGTGCTCTCGCTCCAGGACGTCACCGAGATACACAACCGCCTGCAGGAGAACCTGCGCATCAAGGCCAGCCTCGAGCGCGAAAACCGCCTGCGCAAGCGCATCGAGACCAAGCTCAGCAAGCTGGCCTCCTTCGACATGCTCACCGGCCTGGCCAACCGCCGCCATTTCCTGAACCTGCTCATCAAGGAGATACGCCGCGCCAAGCGCTACGGCCACCCTCTGTGCCTGGTGGGCATCGACGTGGACCACTTCAAGGACGTCAACGACGCCTGGGGGCACCTGGCGGGCGACGAGCTGCTCAAGGCTTTCGCCCATGTCTGCCAGGACGAGGTGCGCGACGTGGACTCCGTGGGCCGCCTGGGCGGCGAGGAGTTCGGGATCATCCTGCCCGAAACCGGCGTCGACGAGGCCATGCAGGTGGCGGAGCGCATACGCCACCGGGTGAAGAGCATCGCCATCCTCAAGGAGGGCGGGGTCATATCGGTCACGGCCAGCCTGGGCGTGACCTGCCTCTCGGAGAACCAGACCATCGAGGACGTGCTCCATGCCGCCGACCAGGCCCTGTACCTGGCCAAGAGCCGGGGGCGCGACCGGGTGGTGCAGGCGCCGGGGATGTGA
- a CDS encoding chemotaxis protein CheA — translation MDPALLAIFRESSLDQLTRAEARILDLENADADTAAQAVEAVFRGVHTIKGDAATLHFSRISQHCHEMETVLHRLRGRELAPSSGLISALLTAFDALGEAIRCAPDEPATGAEQALAALAQWQDSPGRRAQAAGSLQPLAQTQEAQAPEALELSYNVSAARLDHLLGRMGEIMLANAKLGALARSERRWQYLSLSGDLERQLAGLGQAILEMRLLPFQAVTAKYRRMVRDLAAEAGKDIDFMVSGEMTELDKSLIEKLNTPLVHLLRNAVRHGIETQAQRLMAGKPSTATIAVDVRQEGGEIVLTVADDGAGIDARAVFDKAAQAGLVASDAAMTPREMVGLVFLPGVSTSGEVDAVSGRGVGLDAVRASLEELGGEVSLETAPGKGAVFTLRAPLSMSLMECLRVRVGEEFYFLPMECVEQCVEQAVPPQEEQSPRRAAATCAPDGRLLPCLNLDVLFGLARPGRTVRHLVVARHGGVRFGATVDEVLGLSQVMVKALDKKLLAQDAFLGAALGEDGSMCLIVDPRFLARQAQGVVLAE, via the coding sequence ATGGATCCGGCCCTGTTGGCCATCTTCAGGGAAAGCTCCCTGGACCAGCTCACCCGCGCCGAGGCCCGTATTCTGGACCTGGAGAACGCGGACGCCGACACCGCCGCCCAGGCCGTCGAGGCGGTGTTCAGGGGCGTGCACACCATCAAGGGCGACGCCGCCACCCTGCATTTCTCCCGCATATCCCAGCACTGCCACGAGATGGAGACCGTGCTGCACCGGCTGCGCGGGCGCGAGCTTGCGCCCTCCTCCGGGCTGATTTCGGCCCTGCTGACAGCCTTCGACGCCCTGGGGGAAGCCATCCGGTGCGCGCCGGACGAGCCAGCCACCGGCGCGGAGCAGGCCCTGGCCGCCCTGGCCCAGTGGCAGGATTCCCCGGGACGGCGCGCCCAGGCCGCCGGCTCCCTGCAGCCCCTGGCCCAGACGCAGGAGGCCCAGGCCCCGGAGGCGCTGGAGCTGAGCTACAACGTGAGCGCCGCCCGGCTGGACCATCTGCTCGGCCGCATGGGCGAGATCATGCTGGCCAACGCCAAGCTCGGCGCCCTGGCCCGCAGCGAGCGGCGCTGGCAGTACCTGAGCCTGTCCGGGGATCTGGAGCGCCAGCTTGCGGGCCTCGGCCAGGCCATCCTGGAGATGCGCCTACTTCCCTTCCAGGCGGTCACTGCCAAATACCGGCGCATGGTGCGCGACCTGGCCGCCGAGGCGGGCAAGGATATCGACTTCATGGTGTCTGGCGAGATGACCGAGCTGGACAAGTCGCTCATTGAAAAGCTCAACACGCCCCTGGTGCATCTGCTGCGCAACGCCGTGCGCCACGGCATCGAGACGCAGGCCCAGCGGCTCATGGCCGGGAAGCCGTCCACCGCGACCATCGCGGTGGACGTCCGCCAGGAGGGCGGCGAGATCGTGCTCACCGTGGCCGACGACGGGGCGGGCATCGACGCCCGGGCGGTGTTCGACAAGGCCGCGCAGGCCGGGCTCGTGGCGTCCGACGCGGCCATGACGCCCCGGGAGATGGTCGGGCTGGTGTTTCTGCCGGGCGTGTCCACGTCGGGAGAGGTGGACGCCGTTTCGGGGCGCGGAGTAGGCCTGGACGCGGTGCGCGCCTCCCTCGAGGAGCTGGGCGGCGAGGTGAGCCTCGAGACCGCGCCAGGAAAGGGGGCGGTGTTCACCCTGCGCGCCCCGCTGTCCATGTCGCTGATGGAATGTTTACGGGTGCGGGTGGGAGAGGAGTTCTACTTCCTGCCCATGGAATGCGTGGAGCAATGCGTGGAGCAGGCCGTGCCCCCGCAAGAGGAACAGTCCCCGCGTCGGGCGGCCGCCACCTGCGCCCCGGACGGGCGGCTTCTGCCCTGCCTCAACCTGGACGTGCTCTTCGGGCTTGCGCGCCCGGGCCGGACCGTACGCCATCTGGTGGTGGCCCGGCACGGCGGGGTGCGTTTCGGGGCCACGGTGGACGAGGTGCTGGGACTCAGCCAGGTGATGGTCAAGGCCCTGGACAAGAAACTCCTGGCCCAGGATGCGTTTCTCGGGGCGGCCTTGGGCGAGGATGGGTCCATGTGCCTGATCGTGGACCCCCGCTTCCTGGCGAGGCAGGCCCAGGGGGTTGTCCTGGCGGAGTGA
- a CDS encoding response regulator — protein MSVVLIADDSMFQRFFIKKIVTETGHAPLEAATGRELLDLALDKAPDLIIMDLNMPELSGLEVLEALRDSGKAFTTAVVTADIQHTTKARCLELGAREVLHKPVDEEALRGVLSRLLPTA, from the coding sequence ATGTCCGTTGTCCTGATCGCCGACGATTCCATGTTCCAGCGCTTCTTCATCAAAAAGATCGTGACGGAAACGGGCCACGCGCCCCTCGAGGCCGCCACGGGCAGGGAACTCCTGGACCTGGCCCTGGACAAGGCCCCCGACCTCATCATCATGGACCTGAACATGCCGGAGCTCTCCGGGCTGGAGGTGCTGGAAGCCCTGCGCGACAGCGGCAAAGCCTTCACCACGGCCGTGGTCACGGCGGACATCCAGCACACCACCAAGGCCCGCTGCCTGGAACTCGGGGCGCGCGAGGTCCTCCACAAGCCCGTGGACGAAGAAGCCCTGCGCGGCGTCCTGTCCAGGCTCCTTCCAACCGCCTGA
- a CDS encoding elongation factor G produces MLDVLKNQRTYALIGHGGCGKTSVAEMLLYVAGAVPKLGKIEDGNTALDYEPEEIKRRGSVQPGFATFQWNKNRHFLIDTPGDLSFNGDLGYILAAVDAVIFVVDAVDGVKPLTRKLWQEVSKFRLPTIFLITKMDRDRADYDMALSGIKNQLGVKPFLQNIPIGKADSFSGVVNIVENKAYAFDATGKVSEIAIPADMKDEVEGMRETMMEEIAVCDETLMERYLEDPESVSLDDLVAATRKAVVCGELYPVMVASGLKCMGGQRILDAAQLFFPSPLDTPVGEKTVDGEDESLLTVTPSGPPACFVFKTMFDQFAGQLSVMRVLSGTIAQDAALLNTRSDARERFGSILYLNGAQNQQVKEPVGPGAIIAVAKLKETKTGDTLCDEKKPFTMLKPKLPEPMISYAMAPAEKGDEDKAYQAMAKLLDEDVTLRLTRNEETGDMLISGMGQSHVEALVEKAKRRFKVGVVLKAPTIPYRETVRGKAEVQGRHKKQTGGRGQFGDCWIRMEGKARGEGYEFVDAIVGGSIPRQYIPAVDKGVQEAAARGVLAGYPMVDFRVELFDGSFHTVDSSEMAFKIAGSVAFKAACEKLKIVLLEPIALVSVSIPDSFMGDVIGDLSSRRGKVLGSDSTGGVTEVQAHVPMSEMQEYAKTLGSMTGGQGAFTMGFDHYEDAPPPVAEKVIAEHKKAKEE; encoded by the coding sequence ATGCTTGACGTTCTCAAAAATCAGCGGACCTACGCTCTCATCGGCCACGGCGGTTGCGGCAAAACCTCCGTGGCCGAAATGCTTCTGTATGTAGCCGGGGCGGTGCCCAAACTGGGAAAAATCGAAGACGGCAACACCGCCCTTGACTACGAGCCCGAGGAAATCAAGCGCCGGGGTTCCGTTCAGCCCGGTTTCGCCACCTTCCAATGGAACAAGAACCGCCACTTCCTTATCGACACTCCGGGAGACCTCTCCTTCAACGGCGACCTGGGATACATTCTGGCCGCCGTGGACGCGGTCATCTTCGTGGTGGACGCGGTCGACGGCGTGAAGCCCTTGACCAGGAAGCTCTGGCAGGAAGTCTCCAAATTTCGCCTGCCCACGATCTTCCTCATCACCAAAATGGACCGCGACCGGGCCGACTACGACATGGCCCTCTCCGGCATCAAGAACCAGCTCGGCGTCAAGCCCTTCCTGCAGAACATCCCCATTGGCAAGGCCGACTCTTTCTCCGGCGTGGTGAACATCGTCGAGAACAAGGCCTACGCTTTCGACGCCACCGGCAAGGTCAGCGAGATCGCCATCCCCGCCGACATGAAGGACGAGGTCGAGGGCATGCGCGAGACCATGATGGAAGAAATCGCCGTGTGCGACGAAACCCTCATGGAACGCTACCTGGAAGACCCCGAAAGCGTCTCCCTGGACGATCTTGTGGCCGCCACCCGCAAGGCCGTGGTCTGCGGCGAGCTCTACCCGGTCATGGTGGCCTCGGGGCTCAAGTGCATGGGCGGCCAGCGCATCCTGGACGCGGCCCAGCTCTTCTTCCCCTCGCCCCTGGACACCCCCGTGGGCGAAAAAACCGTCGACGGCGAGGACGAGTCGCTTCTCACGGTCACCCCCAGCGGTCCGCCCGCCTGCTTCGTGTTCAAGACCATGTTCGACCAGTTCGCGGGACAGCTCTCGGTGATGCGCGTGCTCTCGGGCACCATCGCCCAGGACGCCGCGCTCCTGAACACCCGCTCCGACGCCAGGGAGCGCTTCGGCTCCATCCTCTATCTGAACGGCGCTCAGAACCAGCAGGTCAAGGAGCCCGTGGGGCCCGGCGCCATCATCGCCGTGGCCAAGCTCAAGGAAACCAAGACCGGCGACACCCTCTGCGACGAGAAGAAGCCGTTCACCATGCTGAAGCCCAAGCTGCCCGAGCCCATGATCTCCTACGCCATGGCCCCGGCGGAAAAGGGCGACGAGGACAAGGCCTACCAGGCCATGGCCAAGCTCCTGGACGAGGACGTCACCTTGAGGCTCACCCGCAACGAGGAGACCGGGGACATGCTCATCTCGGGCATGGGCCAGTCCCACGTGGAGGCCTTGGTGGAAAAGGCCAAGCGGCGCTTCAAGGTGGGCGTGGTGCTCAAGGCACCCACCATCCCCTACCGTGAGACCGTGCGGGGCAAGGCCGAGGTGCAGGGCCGTCACAAGAAGCAGACCGGCGGGCGCGGCCAGTTCGGCGACTGCTGGATCAGGATGGAGGGCAAGGCGCGCGGCGAGGGCTACGAATTCGTTGACGCAATCGTTGGCGGCTCCATCCCCCGCCAGTACATCCCGGCCGTGGACAAGGGCGTGCAGGAGGCGGCCGCGCGCGGGGTGCTGGCCGGATACCCCATGGTGGACTTCCGGGTGGAGCTGTTCGACGGCTCCTTCCACACCGTGGATTCCTCGGAAATGGCCTTCAAGATCGCCGGGTCGGTGGCCTTCAAGGCGGCCTGCGAGAAGCTCAAGATCGTGCTCCTGGAGCCCATCGCGCTGGTGAGCGTGTCCATCCCGGACAGCTTCATGGGCGACGTCATCGGCGACCTCTCCAGCCGCCGGGGCAAGGTGCTGGGGTCGGATTCGACGGGAGGCGTCACGGAAGTGCAGGCCCACGTGCCCATGAGCGAGATGCAGGAATACGCCAAGACCCTGGGCTCCATGACCGGCGGCCAGGGGGCCTTCACCATGGGCTTCGACCACTACGAGGACGCCCCGCCCCCGGTGGCCGAGAAGGTGATCGCCGAGCACAAGAAGGCCAAGGAAGAATAG
- a CDS encoding helix-turn-helix domain-containing protein, which translates to MSDKYPRIKAVEACGETRLKVDFGRDGVREVDLSEFATGKKAVLRDEAAFAAVRVGEYGASVEWPGIGLEVGGDALWRMSERQFGNAMRPEDFKAWRKRLGLTQAATAKELGITRRAVIYYEQGARIIPKVVMLACKALEMERERQRAA; encoded by the coding sequence ATGAGCGACAAGTATCCGAGAATCAAGGCCGTGGAGGCGTGCGGGGAAACCCGGCTCAAGGTGGATTTCGGGCGCGACGGCGTCCGCGAGGTCGATCTGTCGGAATTCGCCACAGGGAAGAAGGCCGTCTTGCGTGACGAGGCCGCCTTCGCCGCCGTGCGTGTCGGCGAATACGGCGCCAGCGTGGAATGGCCGGGCATCGGCCTGGAAGTAGGCGGTGACGCGCTGTGGCGGATGTCGGAGCGCCAGTTCGGCAACGCCATGCGCCCGGAGGACTTCAAGGCGTGGCGCAAGCGTCTGGGCCTAACCCAGGCAGCCACGGCCAAGGAACTGGGCATCACCCGCCGGGCGGTGATCTATTACGAACAGGGCGCGCGCATCATCCCCAAGGTGGTGATGCTGGCCTGCAAGGCGCTGGAGATGGAGCGCGAGAGGCAAAGGGCGGCGTAA
- a CDS encoding DUF4160 domain-containing protein: MGTIKRFGKVRLAVFGGEHGRAHFHLAGPGFQCSLDLETLEMLASDAPPAVLRQVREWARANHDVIMAAWEEWNE, translated from the coding sequence ATGGGCACGATCAAGCGGTTCGGCAAGGTGCGTCTGGCTGTTTTCGGCGGAGAGCATGGAAGAGCCCATTTCCATCTTGCCGGGCCGGGATTCCAGTGCTCGTTGGACCTGGAGACGTTGGAGATGCTGGCGAGTGACGCGCCTCCTGCAGTGCTTAGGCAGGTGCGGGAATGGGCCAGGGCCAACCATGACGTCATCATGGCGGCCTGGGAGGAATGGAACGAATGA
- a CDS encoding LysR family transcriptional regulator yields the protein MELTDLEIFQTVARLGGVTQAASKLNRVQSGVSARLTRLEAELGAELFARQGRGMVLTANGRALLDYADRILLLAGEAKACVRGDVPAGPFRLGAMESTSASRLPKLLGEYHARYPGVALELSTGATADLVRDVAGYKLDAAFVSEPVTAPGIEKIEAFREELVLVDAAGRPAITGPADIAGRTLLVFKQGCAYRKRLEDWLSAGGGASGRTVELGSYQTMLGCAASGMGVAIMPRSVTDMLSGTSGVSVHALPPELARAETSLIWRAGGDTGAVRALAAMVREANK from the coding sequence ATGGAACTGACCGACCTTGAGATATTCCAGACCGTGGCTCGTCTGGGCGGCGTCACGCAGGCAGCGTCAAAGCTCAACCGGGTACAGTCCGGAGTTTCGGCGCGCTTGACGCGCCTGGAGGCCGAACTGGGAGCGGAACTCTTCGCCCGGCAGGGGCGGGGCATGGTATTGACCGCAAACGGGCGGGCGCTGCTGGACTACGCCGACAGAATTCTGCTGCTGGCCGGGGAGGCCAAGGCCTGCGTGCGCGGGGACGTGCCCGCGGGGCCGTTCCGTCTGGGGGCCATGGAGAGCACGTCGGCCTCGCGGTTGCCCAAGCTTCTGGGAGAGTACCATGCGCGCTACCCGGGAGTCGCCCTGGAGCTGTCCACCGGGGCCACGGCCGACCTCGTGCGCGACGTGGCCGGGTACAAGCTGGACGCGGCCTTCGTGAGTGAGCCCGTGACCGCACCGGGCATCGAGAAGATCGAGGCGTTCCGGGAGGAACTGGTGCTGGTGGACGCGGCCGGACGGCCGGCGATCACCGGCCCGGCGGATATCGCGGGGCGCACGCTTTTGGTGTTCAAACAGGGCTGCGCCTACCGCAAGCGGCTCGAGGATTGGCTTTCCGCAGGGGGAGGCGCTTCCGGACGCACGGTGGAGCTCGGCTCCTACCAGACCATGCTCGGCTGCGCGGCCTCGGGCATGGGGGTGGCCATCATGCCGCGCAGCGTCACGGACATGCTGTCTGGGACCTCCGGCGTGAGCGTGCACGCGTTGCCGCCGGAACTGGCCAGGGCCGAAACCTCGCTCATCTGGCGCGCGGGCGGCGACACTGGGGCGGTGCGGGCCCTGGCGGCGATGGTGCGGGAGGCAAACAAGTGA